The DNA sequence TCCTTGACCAGAAGCGATTCTTATTTTCTCCTTCATCTCAAATGAAACTTATTTTTTAAAATGTAAATCCAAAAAACTTGAAAATCTGCTCACGATAAATTATCGCAATACATGCAAAAAGCCATAAAAAAATATTTGCGATTATCCCCACATCCCCTAAAATAACATCAGTTGGGTTCTCACCACTTTTCTTTTGATACATCAAATACATGTATCTAAACACACCATACAAAACAAAAACAGTCGTGTATATTAACGATTCAGTTTTAAAAAGTGAAACCGTCCTTTCCGAAATAGTATAAAGAGCATAAGCGATAACAGCTCCGCCAGCAGTTATGACAAGCATCTGGTCTGCAAATTTTATATTGTATTCATCAAGAACCTTCCTCTGCTCACCAAAATTTGAATCTTGGTTTTGAATTGAGAAATACAATTCCATTCTTCTTTTTGATATCGCAAGAAAAAGCGAAAGAAAAAGAGTCGTTATGAAAAGCCATTTTGAAACAACAACCTCAATTGAGTATGCC is a window from the Candidatus Kryptobacter tengchongensis genome containing:
- a CDS encoding UbiA prenyltransferase family protein, which gives rise to MFADYIKLARPKQWVKNFFIFAPLIFSHHLLNFEKIKISIFAFLSFSFIASSVYVINDISDRESDRFHPLKRNRPIASGRVKVWQGILFSIFLFVVGFAFTFELPFKARFLIISYFLMMLFYSFKLKQIVLVDVFVIAIGFMLRVLVGAYSIEVVVSKWLFITTLFLSLFLAISKRRMELYFSIQNQDSNFGEQRKVLDEYNIKFADQMLVITAGGAVIAYALYTISERTVSLFKTESLIYTTVFVLYGVFRYMYLMYQKKSGENPTDVILGDVGIIANIFLWLFACIAIIYREQIFKFFGFTF